In the genome of Cryptomeria japonica chromosome 8, Sugi_1.0, whole genome shotgun sequence, one region contains:
- the LOC131057072 gene encoding uncharacterized protein LOC131057072: MGGVGWNRQSHRDFSAFVMDSRLFEIPFRMGDFTWTNRSGILNIVEWLDRFFITRDWSESHWNRVAEILLITGSDHYPICLKIQDDSASDRCSFMFEAMWLRDSNIKNLVECRWHYILKKSGNKAFIFFEKLQFLKEQFKKWNREFFSNIFSEKLGIEDELKILHEQITSHGMDEEAFNKEKVLYKRYSEVLAREEIFWQQKSRETWLKDGDRNTKIYHTSVKVRRTRNKIFSINNGEVNPSGDLHQILEVIPSCVKEEHNKMLMDLVSLKEVKRAVFGLGSDKSPRPDGFPALFYQLF; this comes from the coding sequence ATGGGTGGTGTGGGATGGAATAGACAAAGTCATAGAGATTTTAGtgcatttgtgatggattctaggcTTTTTGAGATTCCCTTCAGAATGGGGGATTTCACCTGGACTAATAGGAGTGGAATTTTGAATATTGTTGAGTGGCTAGATAGGTTTTTTATTACTAGGGATTGGTCAGAAAGTCATTGGAACCGTGTTGCTGAAATCCTACTTATAACAGGTTCGGATCATTATCCAATATGCCTCAAAATTCAGGATGATAGTGCTTCGGACAGATGTTCGTTTATGTTTGAAGCTATGTGGTTAAGGGATAGTAACATCAAAAACTTAGTGGAGTGTCGGTGGCATTATATCTTAAAAAAATCTGGTAACAAAgcttttatattttttgagaagCTACAGTTCTTAAAGGAGCAATTCAAGAAATGGAATAGAGAGTTTTTTAGTAATATTTTCAGTGAGAAGCTAGGGATTGAAGATGAGTTAAAAATACTCCATGAACAAATCACCAGTCATGGAATGGATGAAGAGGCGTTTAATAAAGAAAAAGTTCTATATAAACGCTACTCTGAAGTATTAGCCAGAGAGGAAATCTTTTGGCAACAAAAGTCAAGGGAAACATGGTTGAAGGATGGAGACAGAAACACAAAAATCTATCACACTTCAGTAAAGGTAAGGAGGACTCGTAACAAGATCTTTTCAATTAATAATGGTGAAGTTAACCCTAGTGGGGATCTTCACCAGATTTTGGAGGTTATTCCTTCATGTGTCAAGGAAGAACATAACAAAATGCTAATGGATCTGGTGTCTTTGAAGGAGGTGAAAAGAGCAGTTTTTGGGCTAGGATCGGATAAATCCCCAAGGCCGGATGGCTTCCCTGCCCTTTTTTATCAATTATTTTAG